TATTATTTGCTTCGGTTCACTTTCACAGATGTATACAGCACTATGAGATTACAGGAATACAGTTTAGGTTACTGTGAAAGAAGCCGTTCAAGgggaggggacaatttcaccccccaggtgatcaaggaagtgcaacactattattattatttatttcttagcagaagcccttatccagggtgacttacaattgttacacgatattacattatgttttacatacaattacccatttatacagtttttttttttttttttttttactggagcaatctaggtaaagtaccttgctcaagggtacagcagcagtgtcccccacctgggattgaacccatgactctccggtcaagagccctaaccactactccacactgctgcccatttcactatctgaaagcaaggcttgtaaACTGGTATTTATGttaacctagtatagtaccagatatcctgtagagaaataaaaaaaatgtgtttctttcacttagcaatattaaaaaccctgtgtgaCGCTCCACAGCACGAGTTTGGAACTGAGGTCTCCCTCGGTGTTTAAAATGAAACCAACAGAATAAAACTAGTGAAGGAAACAAAGGTACACTTCATTGAAAGTATATTTAAACATGATTTCAAacatattagggcagcagtgtggagtagtggttagggctctggactcttgaccggagggttgtgggttcaatccccagtgggggacactgctgttgtacccttgagcaaggtactttacctagattgctccagtaaaaacccaactgtataaatgggtaattgtatgtaaaaaataatgtgatatctgtataatgtgaaataatgtataatgtgatatctggtaacaattgtaagtcgccctggataagggcgtctgctaagaaatgaataataataataataatattattaaggaGAAACCAGTTCAAACACAAATGTGGCTTTTTGTTAAAGATTCTGAATTTAATATTTGAATCAGTTCATAAAAgtgaccagtagatggcagaatttttacttttatttttttcaaagcagtCCACCAATCCAGTTTATTCTTGGACATTAATAACACCGCTATTAGATTTGTGGTGTCATTATGTTTCCTTTTCCAATATGGTCCTTGTTAGTGTAAGTGACATTTCCTTGTTCATTTGTATCAGTCTGAACCCCTTCTACACATTTCAGCTTCAGCCCTTGGGTTCCAATACAACGAAACACTAAAGTTAACAAACCaggattattattgttacatgttactgtttgtaCCACTTGACCCTCAttcgattaaaaataaaatacatattttagtaaTCAATCTCCAGAAGTGTGCttctaaatgtgtttccaaaagctgtccacatgaagcacctcaaagctgctccacatgaagcacctctgcAGTGGTGTCATTTTCTGTGACCTTAATGTTTTAAAGTAATGCTGGATTTTGTTTGTCGTTTTTCCCATTTCCGCATGCATGACATCcctgtacagtgcaaacctgtttgAGGATCCATTGCTCCTGATCCAATCTAAATCAATCTGCATGCTGTTTGGATTAATAGACTTCTCTTCTCCTAGACAGGCAGCACAAATAGTGGAGCTGAGCAgcaaagcaataaagaaaaagcacttcacaacagttcagtgtaaaatcaatgcaaagtttATTAGTGGCTTCTGAATAGTGAAATGTGTAAAGGTGTTCTCTTTTAATAGCATCATCTACACTTCACACTGTCTTATAGAATGCAAttgatacacaatatataaagctTTAAACATTCTATTTTAATGGCAGTGCTGATGTATATGTACAGCtcggacaaaagtttagcatcacctagaatttgttggtataattaaaaacaaaacaaaaaaaaaacaactatatgaacataattcagaacttttatttaacattgtgtaatcaaagaaactacacaaggatatcacaaaagtctactggatgccataatagtagtacagtacatcatagatttaaaaatgtcactttttcattcaatatatggaaaactacaaagcagtgtgtaattcaatgtgttcatgtaacattattcagcagatttcattcgaatttatgaagcaaaattagttcattccacAGAGTGAGGCAAAACCTTTAGCCAGAGTTGTAGTCTATTTCTAATAGACTTATCTGTGCTTTTTAATATGTAAAGTGAAAATGTCTAAATTGCAACACAATGAATGCAAAGAGATTCTGAGTCCTAATAAAATTCAtagaaaaaaattcaataaaaacaataaaacagagtTAAGCATATAATGTTTCTCATCTTGTTATCTGATCTAAAACAAAACCCCTGAGTCGTGGGTCTGGCTTGTTCTCAGCTGCGTCCCCAGTGTGTTCAAAGCCCAGCTCAGGACACTGGAAATGCAGctgaactcacacactgagaacaagcaggcagcagagaagactgagcccacactccagggcttacatcatgagacactagcaaaggaattccatttctcatttcatgaagactgagcccacactccagggcttacatcatgagacactagcaaaggaattccatttctcatttcatgaagactgagcccacactccagggcttacatcatgagacactagcaaaggaattccatttctcatttcatgaagactgagcccacactccagggcttacatcatgagacactagcaaaggaattccatttctcatttcatgagaactgagcccacactccagggcttacatcatgagacactagcaaaggaattccatttctcatttcatgaagactgagcccacactccagggcttacatcatgagacactagcaaaggaattccatttctcatttcatgaagactgagcccacactccagggcttacatcatgagacactagcaaaggaattccatttctcatttcatgagaactgagcccacactccagggcttacatcatgagacactagcaaaggaattccatttctcatttcatgaagactgagcccacactccagggcttacatcatgagacactagcaaaggaattccatttctcatttcatgaagactgagcccacactccagggcttacatcatgagacactagcaaaggaattccatttctcatttcatgaagactgagcccacactccagggcttacatcatgagacactagcaaaggaattccatttctcatttcatgaagactgagcccacactccagggcttacatcatgagacactagcaaaggaattccatttctcatttcatgagaactgagcccacactccagggcttacatcatgagacactagcaaaggaattccatttctcatttcatgaagactgagcccacactccagggcttacatcatgagacactagcaaaggaattccatttctcatttcatgaagactgagcccacactccagggctgacatcatgagacactagcaaaggaattccatttctcatttcatgaagactgagcccacactccagggctgacatcatgagacactagcaaaggaattccatttctcatttcatgaagccaGTATGATCAAACCTGCAGCAGCATCTCCCCCTTTGACAAGcttgtatttttcaatgtctcccTTGAGTTTGTTCAGTTCCACTGCAGATCTCTCTCAGGAATCATTGACAGTTTAAAAATGAGAAACCTTTTACATACAGAGGTAATGGAAACATGTGCCCTTTATATACAGAGATACTGGAAAATGTACAGGAAATTCAATTTTAATGAAACCCTTTCTAAATAGCTAAGCCTGCCTCAGGATGTATCAGGTCTTATCACTCTAATGATAGCATactgatacaaaatacaaaacaaacaagccaAAAAGAATAAAACAGATAATGGTGATTCCACAAATGCACCAGCTCTGTTACTGTCAAACAGTCTGAGGCAACTTCATTCTGCAGATTGTTTCGATCAATTATTCATAAACTGtataactatgaatgtagtaATGATGGTAATGTTGCAGTATGTAGGTTCTGCAGatttgtaacaaatgtaacatTAGTGAAAATTGTTTGCTTGCTAacctttcatgttttacagtattatatttatacAGCTCTAATATTGTGGTCTGTCACAATAATTGGATATACAACAATCTACACATTGTATTTCAATctcattgcactgaagcagggctccagtagaCAGTAAGCTTggagtttctcagtatttaaacactcaaagcagattcattcattcaaattcacacaaaaccaaaacagcttttgctccagtgcaaagtttgcaccacctaaaataaaaacaaaaaacacaaggttGTTTCAGCTTGTGTCTGCACTGGTGCAAGAGCTTAGAGGCCATACTAGTTAGATGAAGCACACATTGCTGCCACACCCATGAAGATATTCTTAGTTTTGGgtgtttttaaacaattcacttaTGTATTGTATACTGTAATCACTGACATTGGAACAGTAATGCCATTTATagctcaaattacattttaaaaatatcataAATGTTATTGGCAGCTGAGTGTAATGTGTTGGGTTTATATCACACATATAATTGTTCAAAGAAAAAGCTTGGCATATTTCCACTGTGTCCCTTAAGTAGAATGACCCTGTAACTGTCctaaatcctcacagcatgatgagtgagattcatttccaattcaggggcagaagtggagctgaatcccagggctctccagttcattctgaaagaatgggtctgtctccttcagtttgacacgctccccttctcagtgtctctggattcaggctggctctcactcctggggacccctttcatttactgcagggtgagagagagacaaggaatcagtcagctctccacacactcaaacaagcagggtggagaggtgagggactgagagggagggaggctggctccagTGTGATTTCGCTTGTGTATATgtaggcttcctaactgactgaagctcttaCCACATTCAGTActgtgatacggcttctctccagtgtgaatttgctggtgttttttaaggtctTTTAACCTACTGAAGCgttccccacattcagtacagtgatacagcttctctccagtgtgaattcgctgatgtgCTTTTAGGTCTCCTGACTGACggaagctcttcccacattcagaacagtaatatggcttctctccagtgtgaattcgctggtgtctctTTAGGACTCCTAACTGATTGAAGCTCTgcccacattcattacagtgatatggcttctctcctgtgtgaattcgctggtggtcTTTTAGGTGTCCTAATTGactgaagctctttccacattcagtgcAGTGACGAGgcttttctccagtgtgaattcgctggtgtgcttttagGCTTCCAATCTGACTGAAGCTCACCCCATATTTAgtacagtgatatggtttctctccagtgtgaattcgctggtgtctttttaggtcaCCTAACTGattgaagctctccccacattcagtactgtgatacggcttctctccagtgtgaatttgctggtgttttttaaggtctCTTAACCTACTGAAGCgttccccacattcagtacagtgatacagcttctctccagtgtgaattcgctggtgtctttttaggtcaCCTAACTGATTGAAGCTCTCCACACATTCAGTActgtgatacggcttctctccagtgtgaatttgctggtgttttttaaggtctCTTAACCTACTGAAGCgttccccacattcagtacagtgatacagcttctctccagtgtgaattcgctgatgtgCTTTTAGGTCACCTAACTGattgaagctctccccacattcagtactgtgatacggcttctctccagtgtgaatttgctggtgttttttaaggtctCTTAACCTACTGAAGCgttccccacattcagtacagtgatacagcttctctccagtgtgaattcgctgatgtgCTTTTAGGTCTCCTGACTGACggaagctcttcccacattcagaacagtaatatggcttctctccagtgtgaattcgctggtgtctctTTAGGACTCCTAACTGATTGAAGCTCTgcccacattcattacagtgatatggcttctctcctgtgtgaattcgctgatgtgATTTTAGGTGTCCTAATTGactgaagctctttccacattcagaaCAGTGACGAGgcttttctccagtgtgaattcgctggtgtgcttttagGCTTCCAATCTGACTGAAGCTCACCCCACATTTagtacagtgatatggcttctctccagtgtgaattcgctgatgtaTTTTTAGGCTTCCTGACACCGTGAAGCTCACCCCACATTCactacagtgatacggcttctctccagtgtgaattcgctggtgtatttttaggtttcctgactgACTGAAGCTCTTTTCATATCCAGTACATTGATGTGATATCTTTGGCCGGTATATATTTTCTGAACCCTTAAACAACAAGTGAATAGACTCCTCTTCAATGTAGataggctccagttcagtctcttctttaatgtggacaggctccagttcaatctcttctttaatgtggacaggctccagttcagtctcttctttaatgtggacaggctccagttcagtctcttctttcatgtggacaggctccagttcagtctcttctttcatgtggacaggctccagttcagtctcttctttcatgtggacaggctccagttcagtctcttctttcatgtggacaggctccagttcagtctcctcttctttaatgtggacaggctccagttcggtctcttctttaatgtggacaggctccagttcggtctcttctttaatgtggacaggctccagttcagtctcttcctctttaatgtggacaggctccagttcagtctcttctttaatgtggacaggctccagttcagtctcttctttaatgtggacaggctccagttcagtctcttctttaatgtggacaggctccagttcagtctcttcctctttaatgtggacaggctccagttcagtctcttcctctttaatgtggacaggctccagttcagtctcttctttaatgtggacaggctccagttcagtctcttctttaatgtggacaggctccagttcaggcatTTCTTGTTTAATGCACACAGGTACCAATTCCAGAACCacctcctgtttaatgtaaacagactccATTTTTGTTCCTTGGCTTTCACCAGGATAAAgcagtcctgaaaacagaaaataaaattagtATTATGATCTGTTCTCTTTTGGTGTGTTTACACTTATGATTCGGACCTGAACTGGCATAAGTTTGATcagattaaaagattcttatcatttcaGCCCCagtttacacttgagcacagtCCTAGGCTGGCTTTGACCCTGTATGCGCACACATAGCCCCTGAACTGCAGTGCGTGCCCGATGACATCATATCAACCACGCCTTGTGTGAAAACATTTCCCCTCCCAGAACACAGAGGCAGAAGTGACAACAACAGCAAGCCTTTCACTCGTGTGTTTCTACTCCAAGGTGGTCGTTCCGTGCCAATTAAGATTTCATTCTGTCATCAGAAATGGAGCGGAGCATTGAAAACGTGCAAATCAGATGTTTCAAGAAAAAGGTGTTATTGTCTTCATTTACACCTCAGTCTGACAACTCGTCTCACATGGAAATGTAAACAGTAACTCCCATGTATTTTCTTGCCCATGACAAGTATTCCAAGGACACAGAGAAAGCAGGCAGGTGGCAGAGCGTTCAGCTTCAGAGCCCCACAggtgtggaatgatctgcctcgATTTGGAAGGGAGGCACCATCTCTTGCTGCTTTTAAATTCAGGATtaaagtttttttatatatatcatttaGCAGAGGTAATTTAAAGGGATAATTTTAACATCCTATTTTCTGCCGCTTATTTCCATCGGTGTATTTTACACTCCTGATTCGTATCACTGCTT
This genomic stretch from Acipenser ruthenus chromosome 48, fAciRut3.2 maternal haplotype, whole genome shotgun sequence harbors:
- the LOC117407846 gene encoding zinc finger protein 345-like isoform X2, whose translation is MESVYIKQEVVLELVPVCIKQEMPELEPVHIKEETELEPVHIKEETELEPVHIKEEETELEPVHIKEEETELEPVHIKEETELEPVHIKEETELEPVHIKEETELEPVHIKEEETELEPVHIKEETELEPVHIKEETELEPVHIKEEETELEPVHMKEETELEPVHMKEETELEPVHMKEETELEPVHMKEETELEPVHIKEETELEPVHIKEEIELEPVHIKEETELEPIYIEEESIHLLFKGSENIYRPKISHQCTGYEKSFSQSGNLKIHQRIHTGEKPYHCSECGVSFTVSGSLKIHQRIHTGEKPYHCTKCGVSFSQIGSLKAHQRIHTGEKPRHCSECGKSFSQLGHLKSHQRIHTGEKPYHCNECGQSFNQLGVLKRHQRIHTGEKPYYCSECGKSFRQSGDLKAHQRIHTGEKLYHCTECGERFSRLRDLKKHQQIHTGEKPYHSTECGESFNQLGDLKAHQRIHTGEKLYHCTECGERFSRLRDLKKHQQIHTGEKPYHSTECVESFNQLGDLKRHQRIHTGEKLYHCTECGERFSRLRDLKKHQQIHTGEKPYHSTECGESFNQLGDLKRHQRIHTGEKPYHCTKYGVSFSQIGSLKAHQRIHTGEKPRHCTECGKSFSQLGHLKDHQRIHTGEKPYHCNECGQSFNQLGVLKRHQRIHTGEKPYYCSECGKSFRQSGDLKAHQRIHTGEKLYHCTECGERFSRLKDLKKHQQIHTGEKPYHSTECVNERGPQE
- the LOC117407846 gene encoding zinc finger protein 271-like isoform X1, whose product is MESVYIKQEVVLELVPVCIKQEMPELEPVHIKEETELEPVHIKEETELEPVHIKEEETELEPVHIKEEETELEPVHIKEETELEPVHIKEETELEPVHIKEETELEPVHIKEEETELEPVHIKEETELEPVHIKEETELEPVHIKEEETELEPVHMKEETELEPVHMKEETELEPVHMKEETELEPVHMKEETELEPVHIKEETELEPVHIKEEIELEPVHIKEETELEPIYIEEESIHLLFKGSENIYRPKISHQCTGYEKSFSQSGNLKIHQRIHTGEKPYHCSECGVSFTVSGSLKIHQRIHTGEKPYHCTKCGVSFSQIGSLKAHQRIHTGEKPRHCSECGKSFSQLGHLKSHQRIHTGEKPYHCNECGQSFNQLGVLKRHQRIHTGEKPYYCSECGKSFRQSGDLKAHQRIHTGEKLYHCTECGERFSRLRDLKKHQQIHTGEKPYHSTECGESFNQLGDLKAHQRIHTGEKLYHCTECGERFSRLRDLKKHQQIHTGEKPYHSTECVESFNQLGDLKRHQRIHTGEKLYHCTECGERFSRLRDLKKHQQIHTGEKPYHSTECGESFNQLGDLKRHQRIHTGEKPYHCTKYGVSFSQIGSLKAHQRIHTGEKPRHCTECGKSFSQLGHLKDHQRIHTGEKPYHCNECGQSFNQLGVLKRHQRIHTGEKPYYCSECGKSFRQSGDLKAHQRIHTGEKLYHCTECGERFSRLKDLKKHQQIHTGEKPYHSTECGKSFSQLGSLHIHKRNHTGASLPPSQSLTSPPCLFECVES